The window TACACACTGGCAGGCGGCATGAACACCGCCAACGCCGCCGGCTACCTGCTGGGCGCGCTGATGACGCCCGCCTTGATAAGACGCTACGGGCCGCTGCGGCTGCTGGTCGGCGGTGCGATGTGGGCCAGTCTCTTCATGGCGGCCAGCGGCTTCTTCACCTCTGCGCCGGCGCTGCTGGCGCAACGGCTGCTGGCCGGCCTCGCGAGCGCCTGGGTCTTCGTGGCTGGCGGACTGCTGGCCGCGCGCCTCGGCGCGCTGCAGCCCGAACGCGCAGGCCTGCTGCTGGGCCTCTACTACGGGGGCACGGGCTTCGGCATCACCCTGTCTGCGTTGCTGGTGCCGCCGGTGCTGCTGGCCGCGAACGCCCGGGCGCATGGCTGGGCCTGGGCTTGGTGGGCGCTGGCGCTGGCCTGCATGGCTGCGACGGCAGTGCTCGGCCTGGCGGTGCGCGCCATGCCGGCCGGCGCGTCCCCAAACGCTGCGACATCGCCGGCTGCCGCCGCTGCGCCTCGCAGCGGCGTGCATCGTCTGGGCTGGGCGCTTGCAGGCTACGCCATGTTCGGGATGGGCTACATCGGCTACATGACCTTCGTGATCGCGCTCCTGCGCGAGCAGGGGGCGAGTCCGGTGGGCGTCACGGTTTTTTATGCACTGCTCGGCGCGGCCTGCGTGGGGTCGGCTCGGCTCTGGGCCGGGCTGCTGGATCGTTCTCGGGGCGGCGGGCCGCAAGCCTTGCTCAACGCACTGCTGGGAGTGGCGACGCTGCTGCCGGTGCTCAGCACGGCGTGGCCGGTTGCGTTGCTGTCGGGTCTGCTGTTCGGTGCGGTCTTCCTGTCGGTCGTGGCCTCCACCACGGCGCTGGTGCGCCACAACCTGCCGGATGCGCAGTGGGCGGCCGGCATCAGCGTCTTCACCGTCGTCTTCGCGCTCGGGCAGATCGTGGGGCCGACGGTCACAGGCTGGATCTCCGACGGCATGGGCGGCCTGGGCCGCGGCCTCGTGGCCTCGGCCGCGGCGCTATGGATCGGCGCGGCGCTGGCGTGGCGTCAGCGGCCGCTCGGCCGCTGACGACATCGAGCCTTACTTGCC is drawn from Variovorax sp. PBS-H4 and contains these coding sequences:
- a CDS encoding YbfB/YjiJ family MFS transporter, coding for MTTLATTLTPARALRLALALSLGAAVSLGITRFSYGLLLPPMRADLGWSYTLAGGMNTANAAGYLLGALMTPALIRRYGPLRLLVGGAMWASLFMAASGFFTSAPALLAQRLLAGLASAWVFVAGGLLAARLGALQPERAGLLLGLYYGGTGFGITLSALLVPPVLLAANARAHGWAWAWWALALACMAATAVLGLAVRAMPAGASPNAATSPAAAAAPRSGVHRLGWALAGYAMFGMGYIGYMTFVIALLREQGASPVGVTVFYALLGAACVGSARLWAGLLDRSRGGGPQALLNALLGVATLLPVLSTAWPVALLSGLLFGAVFLSVVASTTALVRHNLPDAQWAAGISVFTVVFALGQIVGPTVTGWISDGMGGLGRGLVASAAALWIGAALAWRQRPLGR